Proteins encoded together in one Campylobacter concisus window:
- a CDS encoding phage holin family protein: MDDLINKVGIYFWVVVVGFLGGALGSINNKEQAINRGRKVLNFIVGTISSGFICWIFFEITSFFTNNNDRFSLAVGGFFAWRGTAWICAIVDKAIDKKIDSFGGGGYDDFSTKPPRDLNF; this comes from the coding sequence ATGGACGATCTTATAAACAAAGTAGGCATTTATTTTTGGGTTGTAGTTGTCGGCTTTTTAGGTGGAGCACTAGGATCTATAAACAACAAAGAACAAGCCATAAATAGAGGACGTAAAGTATTAAATTTTATAGTTGGCACTATTAGCTCAGGTTTTATTTGCTGGATATTTTTTGAAATAACATCATTTTTTACAAATAATAATGATCGCTTTAGTCTTGCAGTCGGTGGCTTTTTTGCTTGGCGTGGCACAGCTTGGATATGTGCCATAGTTGATAAAGCGATTGATAAAAAAATAGATAGCTTTGGCGGTGGCGGTTATGATGATTTTTCTACAAAACCGCCAAGAGATTTAAATTTTTAA
- a CDS encoding putative peptidoglycan-binding domain-containing protein — MKNFTNAFYTLMSLEFNSPKDALHKNPNEKGLTFIGIYEAAHPSWQGWGQVRAAINAYGDLEKASVALYNDDALIEKVKIFYKKEFWDKMRLDEVDSELKACELFVFGVNVDVVPAVRVLQRLLGVVVDGIMGAQTLKALNNYDERAFDVDFDRAEIAYYRNLVKARPEYHVYERGWINRAEKV; from the coding sequence ATGAAAAACTTTACTAACGCATTTTATACATTAATGAGCTTAGAATTTAACAGCCCTAAAGACGCACTACACAAAAACCCAAACGAAAAAGGCTTAACTTTTATAGGTATTTATGAAGCTGCTCACCCAAGTTGGCAAGGCTGGGGGCAAGTTAGGGCGGCAATAAACGCATACGGTGATCTTGAAAAGGCTAGCGTCGCCCTATACAATGATGACGCATTAATCGAAAAAGTAAAAATATTTTATAAAAAAGAATTTTGGGACAAAATGAGGCTTGACGAGGTAGATAGTGAATTAAAAGCGTGTGAACTTTTTGTTTTTGGTGTAAACGTAGATGTAGTACCAGCAGTTAGGGTTTTACAAAGGCTTTTAGGTGTAGTGGTGGATGGCATTATGGGTGCCCAGACTCTTAAAGCATTAAACAACTACGACGAGCGAGCCTTTGACGTTGATTTTGATAGAGCAGAGATTGCTTATTATAGAAATCTAGTAAAAGCAAGACCTGAATATCATGTTTATGAAAGAGGCTGGATCAATAGAGCCGAAAAAGTATAA
- a CDS encoding retention module-containing protein, translated as MAKEAGVVKFISGKAVAIDQNGNERELKVGDILYMGESIKTSDAADKITIVSNNGKEITIVGNDTLALNQSTIGAEGLADVSDLQNAILNGGDLTKLEETAAGGNTAAGGGDGVSLSDAKFAEGGHYSNINATYRNLSDTNRAFASYDSPISGYNGGDDTIIPSNPLVTFISDLNNDGTLSRVEHARDTNLNISKVLITIPNDGTVRAGDILNITITKPDGNTENKTIPITPTIISNGYQFDVPIQTGKISKVDATITNFQGNVSGRSEDSVTSSGFSAPEVKFTEDNSPDNNLLTYTENAKDSKLNETPVLITVKDVIVGDVLHVTLTKPDGTTEVKNVSIDQNIIDNGYKISNIPVEHGKPSKVEAYVADSTNTMRSATASDSTTLDVKPTLTFTEDQDSKDGDGYLNDQENSKDNDFRSTTVEITLPKDVVIGDKIVITYTDPLTKQDTTKEISLTQEMIDNQKVNTSLPIFPDVKTSASVHVVDKNNVRKSENSDQDSVMPIGRNLYMTLPEEKTLHEISRQESMDEHEVNETTALIRLPNKIDNGDNYKYE; from the coding sequence TTGGCTAAAGAAGCTGGAGTGGTAAAATTTATTAGTGGCAAGGCGGTCGCTATCGATCAAAACGGAAATGAGAGAGAGCTAAAAGTAGGTGACATCCTTTATATGGGAGAGAGCATCAAGACAAGCGATGCGGCTGATAAAATAACAATCGTTTCAAATAATGGAAAAGAGATTACGATTGTAGGCAATGATACACTTGCGTTAAATCAAAGTACTATAGGCGCGGAGGGCTTGGCAGATGTTAGCGATTTGCAAAATGCTATTTTAAATGGCGGAGATTTAACAAAACTTGAAGAGACCGCAGCTGGTGGAAACACTGCTGCTGGTGGTGGAGATGGTGTTAGTCTAAGTGACGCTAAATTTGCTGAGGGTGGTCACTACTCAAACATTAATGCAACATATAGAAATTTAAGTGATACAAACAGAGCTTTTGCATCATACGATAGCCCAATAAGCGGATACAATGGTGGAGATGATACTATAATCCCAAGCAATCCTCTTGTAACTTTTATAAGCGATCTTAATAACGATGGTACTTTAAGTAGGGTTGAGCATGCACGCGATACAAATTTAAATATATCAAAAGTTCTTATTACAATTCCAAATGATGGCACAGTAAGGGCTGGAGATATACTAAATATCACTATAACTAAGCCAGATGGTAATACTGAAAATAAAACAATTCCTATCACTCCAACTATCATAAGCAATGGTTATCAGTTTGATGTACCAATACAGACTGGCAAAATTTCAAAAGTTGATGCAACTATTACAAATTTTCAAGGAAATGTTAGTGGTAGAAGTGAAGATAGCGTAACTTCAAGTGGCTTTAGTGCTCCAGAGGTTAAATTTACAGAGGATAACAGTCCTGATAATAATCTATTAACATATACTGAAAATGCTAAAGATAGTAAATTAAATGAAACTCCAGTACTTATAACTGTAAAAGATGTGATTGTCGGAGATGTGCTTCACGTGACTTTAACAAAGCCTGATGGCACAACTGAGGTTAAAAATGTATCTATTGATCAAAACATAATAGATAATGGATATAAGATAAGTAATATCCCAGTTGAGCACGGTAAGCCTTCAAAAGTAGAAGCTTACGTAGCAGATAGTACAAACACGATGAGAAGTGCAACTGCAAGCGACTCTACTACTCTTGATGTGAAGCCGACTTTGACATTTACAGAGGATCAAGACAGCAAAGATGGTGATGGTTATTTAAATGATCAAGAAAATAGTAAAGACAATGACTTTAGAAGCACTACAGTAGAAATAACTCTACCAAAAGATGTAGTTATTGGCGATAAAATCGTTATAACTTATACCGATCCACTAACTAAGCAAGATACAACAAAAGAAATTTCCCTTACACAAGAGATGATTGATAATCAAAAAGTAAATACCTCTCTTCCGATATTTCCAGATGTAAAAACATCAGCTAGTGTTCATGTGGTAGATAAAAACAATGTTCGAAAAAGTGAAAATTCAGATCAAGATAGTGTAATGCCTATTGGTAGAAATTTGTATATGACACTACCAGAAGAAAAGACTCTTCATGAAATTTCAAGACAAGAGAGTATGGATGAGCATGAAGTAAATGAGACAACAGCTCTTATAAGACTTCCGAATAAAATAGATAATGGTGACAACTATAAATATGAATGA
- a CDS encoding LemA family protein, protein MKNLIAVIIVIAALAFGAFKYINSFVALDENVNAKWSQVLNQYKRRAELVPNLVETVKGYAAHEQKIFEDVANARSKSMQVSVDASGLSDEAKMKEFMTAQSSFGLALGRLMAVSENYPELKANQNFLSLQSQLEGTQNRISVAIHDYIEAVKEYNVALRSFPNKFIASAFYPELKPKQNLEISNEEKINPKVSFEK, encoded by the coding sequence GTGAAAAATTTAATAGCCGTTATTATAGTTATTGCTGCACTTGCTTTTGGTGCTTTTAAGTATATAAATTCATTTGTTGCGCTTGATGAAAATGTAAATGCAAAGTGGTCACAGGTGTTAAATCAATATAAAAGAAGAGCTGAGCTTGTGCCAAATTTGGTTGAAACTGTAAAAGGCTACGCAGCCCATGAACAAAAAATTTTTGAAGATGTGGCAAATGCTAGAAGCAAGAGCATGCAAGTAAGCGTTGATGCAAGTGGTCTTAGCGATGAAGCTAAGATGAAAGAATTTATGACAGCACAAAGCTCATTTGGCTTGGCGCTTGGCAGACTGATGGCAGTTAGTGAGAACTATCCGGAGCTAAAAGCAAATCAAAATTTCTTATCTCTTCAGAGTCAGCTTGAAGGTACGCAAAACCGCATAAGCGTAGCAATACACGATTATATCGAAGCTGTAAAAGAGTATAACGTAGCCCTTAGAAGCTTTCCAAATAAATTTATAGCAAGTGCTTTTTATCCTGAGCTAAAGCCAAAACAAAATCTTGAAATAAGCAACGAAGAGAAAATAAATCCAAAAGTTTCATTTGAGAAATGA
- a CDS encoding TPM domain-containing protein: MKKIFALLFFTFCFCFAINFNEQINDEAQIFSKNEKAELLGLVQNYEQNSTTQIAIVTLKSLENKSIEDISLEVARGYKLGQKQSSNGVLLIIAPNERKVRIEVGYGLEGVLTDAISSQIINDVIVPKFKQGDMGGGVIEGTKAIIKVASGEEFESESDDEEMPFGIVAFFAGMISCFVSGFLGKFFMRIGFSACFAGLISTVFDKFFGVQNYFIVFAIVFVIFFIILKNAFKKNTQSKNTHSDFGRDRSDSNSSGNGHSSSSRGGGFSGGGGGFGGGGASGSW, encoded by the coding sequence ATGAAGAAAATTTTTGCTCTTTTATTTTTTACATTTTGCTTTTGTTTTGCCATAAATTTTAACGAGCAGATAAATGACGAGGCTCAAATTTTCTCTAAAAATGAGAAAGCTGAGCTTTTGGGCTTGGTGCAAAATTACGAGCAAAATAGTACGACGCAAATTGCTATCGTGACGCTTAAATCACTAGAAAATAAAAGCATAGAAGATATCTCTCTTGAGGTAGCTAGAGGCTACAAGCTGGGACAAAAACAAAGCAGTAATGGAGTGCTTTTAATAATCGCTCCAAACGAGAGAAAAGTACGTATAGAAGTTGGTTATGGGCTTGAAGGCGTACTAACTGACGCTATTTCTAGCCAGATCATAAATGATGTGATAGTGCCTAAATTTAAGCAAGGCGATATGGGCGGTGGCGTCATAGAGGGCACAAAAGCTATCATAAAAGTAGCTAGTGGCGAAGAATTTGAAAGCGAGAGTGATGATGAAGAGATGCCATTTGGAATAGTTGCCTTTTTTGCTGGTATGATCTCGTGTTTTGTCTCTGGCTTTTTAGGTAAATTTTTTATGCGAATTGGCTTTAGTGCATGTTTTGCAGGGCTGATATCTACGGTATTTGATAAATTTTTTGGCGTGCAAAATTACTTCATTGTCTTTGCCATTGTGTTTGTAATATTTTTTATTATTTTAAAAAATGCCTTTAAAAAAAATACTCAAAGCAAAAATACACACAGTGATTTCGGGCGTGATAGATCAGACTCAAATAGCAGTGGCAACGGCCATTCAAGCAGTTCAAGAGGTGGTGGCTTTAGTGGCGGCGGAGGCGGTTTTGGCGGAGGTGGAGCAAGTGGCAGTTGGTAA
- a CDS encoding ABC transporter substrate-binding protein, with protein sequence MLAGELLKSHFAKFDLVAVLSKFLEQSHFDKEKFDLLKQNNFKILDKNIKQEIVGTTGFKEFFDDKFQSFLCELMQSKVLIVSGKEYKFSELEIYTCFDANTYKRQCEAGEIYFHNFGFDISFKSDLSLYGGVLVRSLKPLNGQNFILGPRKCALHILNSKMSNLNFDLKEADFRKDKITFTSRIRSFCDENQQENDCLRAFTAEFEKALEFDENYKKRLNAYKKG encoded by the coding sequence ATGCTAGCTGGTGAGTTGCTTAAAAGCCATTTTGCTAAATTTGATCTAGTGGCAGTGCTTAGTAAATTTTTAGAGCAAAGTCATTTTGATAAAGAAAAATTTGATCTGCTTAAACAAAATAACTTTAAAATTTTAGATAAAAATATAAAGCAAGAGATAGTTGGTACTACTGGTTTTAAAGAGTTTTTTGACGATAAATTTCAGAGCTTTTTATGCGAGCTTATGCAAAGTAAGGTTTTAATTGTTTCTGGCAAAGAGTATAAATTTAGCGAGCTTGAAATTTATACTTGTTTTGACGCAAATACTTATAAACGGCAGTGTGAGGCAGGAGAGATTTACTTTCATAACTTTGGTTTTGACATATCTTTTAAAAGTGATCTATCACTTTATGGTGGCGTTTTAGTAAGAAGCCTAAAGCCCTTAAACGGGCAAAATTTTATCTTGGGACCAAGAAAATGTGCCTTGCATATCTTAAATAGCAAAATGAGCAATCTAAACTTTGATCTAAAAGAGGCTGATTTTAGAAAAGATAAGATTACTTTTACGTCACGTATTAGATCATTTTGCGATGAAAATCAGCAAGAAAATGATTGTCTTAGAGCATTTACTGCTGAGTTTGAAAAAGCCTTAGAGTTTGATGAAAATTATAAAAAGAGATTAAATGCCTATAAAAAGGGGTGA
- a CDS encoding polysaccharide lyase family 1 protein: MFKKILFLAIGALFAFGAETQAGEIKASDSPFGYASIGAEQNFGGYAGKESKEVVVKDRQELVKYAQMGGYVIYVDGLIDLSEGKIPQNGNSDGLDKFISEISGSEFSSYAKFIQAYGASCRANLDGSQDPKLAALRKNLANEYKKIIVVPVASNTTIIGLGENSGIKGGSLLLKNAQNIAIRNMKIEDTFDPFPDVQKNDGFNAQYDGVSIESSKNIWVDHCHFKDTVELGHVHLAGGELTKWQTYDGLCDIKGDSAAITISHNIFENHDKTMLIGSRDSDGSSETRTITVAHNIFDNCAQRLPMARNAKVHVYNNFYDSKDGFYDQKYAIGVRFGSLIYAQNNYFAKGVKISYKCNKGTIFESGNIDLSKKGSVCEKLTKPPFEPPYKFELLKASNVQNEVNKNAGTGKLDVIR, encoded by the coding sequence ATGTTTAAAAAGATATTGTTTCTCGCCATTGGCGCGTTATTTGCATTTGGTGCTGAGACACAAGCTGGCGAGATAAAAGCAAGTGACTCGCCTTTTGGTTACGCTAGCATTGGTGCGGAGCAAAATTTTGGCGGATACGCCGGCAAAGAGAGTAAAGAAGTCGTCGTAAAAGATAGACAAGAACTCGTAAAATACGCTCAAATGGGTGGTTACGTCATCTATGTGGATGGGCTCATAGACCTTAGCGAAGGCAAGATCCCACAAAATGGCAATAGCGATGGGCTGGATAAATTTATAAGTGAGATTAGCGGTAGCGAGTTTAGCTCTTATGCCAAATTTATACAGGCTTACGGCGCTTCATGCCGTGCAAATTTAGACGGTTCGCAAGATCCAAAGTTAGCAGCGCTTCGCAAAAATTTAGCCAACGAGTACAAAAAGATCATCGTAGTGCCGGTAGCTAGCAACACCACAATAATCGGCTTAGGCGAAAACTCAGGCATAAAAGGCGGCTCGCTTTTGTTAAAAAATGCCCAAAATATCGCAATCCGCAATATGAAGATCGAAGATACTTTTGATCCATTTCCAGATGTACAAAAAAATGACGGCTTTAACGCACAATATGACGGCGTTAGCATAGAATCAAGCAAAAACATCTGGGTAGATCACTGCCATTTTAAGGACACGGTCGAGCTTGGTCATGTGCATTTAGCAGGCGGAGAGCTTACCAAATGGCAGACTTACGACGGACTATGCGACATCAAGGGAGATAGTGCGGCTATCACGATCTCGCACAACATTTTTGAAAACCACGACAAAACGATGCTAATAGGCTCAAGAGACTCAGACGGCAGCAGCGAAACAAGGACGATAACGGTCGCTCATAACATTTTTGACAACTGCGCGCAACGCTTACCTATGGCACGCAATGCAAAGGTGCACGTCTATAACAACTTTTACGACTCAAAAGATGGCTTCTATGACCAAAAATACGCCATTGGCGTGCGTTTTGGCTCGCTAATATACGCTCAAAACAACTACTTTGCAAAAGGTGTTAAGATAAGCTATAAATGTAACAAAGGCACAATTTTTGAAAGCGGCAACATAGACCTTTCAAAAAAAGGCAGCGTTTGCGAAAAGCTAACTAAGCCGCCATTTGAGCCTCCATATAAATTTGAGCTCCTCAAAGCCTCAAATGTCCAAAACGAGGTAAATAAAAACGCCGGCACCGGCAAACTAGACGTTATAAGATAA
- a CDS encoding CinA family protein: protein MRQSILIIGEDLEINREFLNYIFQSYEDHFGELGVVSFAPKNSKELPFIIENLSKDYDFVSIFGSDENFAIAAKIIATLTGGSLELKDSTTLALKDSLDYTKNSFLVKLNNAQINLIKANPNEELGEFLIDFKTDFSYFHLIDIDADSAKILMLPLAKTYEVDITLAQILPNLILIKAKSNKFGQIESFLQGVKTLFSQKFIPQKDVIAFVANKLMQKGLKISFAESCTAGLAAAKFARYGGISASFDGSLVTYANHIKHEWLGVEDEILETYGAVSEPCVKAMVKGTLSTTNTDFALAISGIAGPGGGTASKPVGTVYVAAGDRNGNIEVERLLLKGDRNYIREQSVLSAYLCLLRLKSEIFFA from the coding sequence ATGAGACAAAGTATCTTGATAATAGGCGAAGATCTTGAGATAAATAGAGAATTTCTAAACTACATTTTTCAAAGCTACGAGGATCATTTTGGCGAGCTTGGAGTGGTCAGTTTTGCTCCAAAAAATAGCAAAGAGCTACCTTTTATCATCGAAAATTTATCAAAAGATTACGACTTTGTAAGCATTTTTGGCTCGGATGAAAATTTTGCCATCGCTGCAAAGATCATAGCGACGCTAACTGGGGGCTCGCTTGAGCTAAAAGATAGCACGACACTTGCACTTAAAGATAGCTTAGACTACACAAAAAATAGCTTTTTAGTCAAACTAAATAACGCTCAAATAAATCTCATAAAAGCTAATCCAAATGAAGAACTCGGCGAGTTTTTAATTGATTTCAAGACTGATTTTAGCTACTTTCACCTCATAGACATAGACGCTGATAGCGCTAAAATTCTCATGCTACCACTTGCTAAAACTTACGAGGTTGATATCACTCTTGCTCAGATCCTACCAAATTTAATACTCATTAAAGCAAAAAGCAATAAATTTGGCCAGATCGAGAGCTTTTTGCAAGGGGTAAAAACACTATTTTCACAAAAATTTATCCCACAAAAAGATGTGATTGCCTTCGTGGCAAACAAACTTATGCAAAAGGGGCTTAAAATTTCATTTGCCGAGTCTTGCACGGCTGGACTTGCGGCGGCTAAATTTGCAAGATATGGCGGCATCTCAGCTAGCTTTGATGGCTCCTTAGTAACTTATGCAAATCACATAAAGCACGAGTGGCTGGGCGTCGAGGATGAAATTTTAGAAACTTATGGAGCCGTGAGTGAGCCTTGCGTAAAAGCGATGGTAAAAGGCACGCTAAGTACGACAAATACGGACTTTGCACTTGCTATTAGCGGTATAGCAGGACCTGGTGGGGGCACAGCTAGTAAGCCAGTTGGCACGGTATATGTCGCAGCTGGCGATAGAAACGGCAACATCGAGGTTGAGAGGTTACTTTTAAAAGGAGATCGCAACTACATTAGAGAACAAAGCGTGCTAAGCGCCTATCTTTGCCTGCTTCGTCTAAAAAGCGAGATATTTTTCGCGTAA